Below is a window of Camelina sativa cultivar DH55 unplaced genomic scaffold, Cs unpScaffold14428, whole genome shotgun sequence DNA.
CACCGTCTATTCGACTCAGCCGAATCAACAACACTCACCTTCCGGGTCTTCGACTCGTACCGATGATGATAACGCGCCGCTGCTGGTCCGACGGAGAGCTCCAAGTTCAGCACCCAATCGTTCTCGTTCCCAAAATCTTTCTCCGACGTCGTTCCACTACTCGTgcaattattattatgaatacCAGAGATCTCTTCCCCTAATACCGGTTCCGGTTTAACCGGTCCGGCGAAATCAAGATGCAAAGGCTCAACGACATCG
It encodes the following:
- the LOC104775435 gene encoding transcription factor MYB3-like — translated: NESAASLVVLPPPPLSSSSLQNDVVEPLHLDFAGPVKPEPVLGEEISGIHNNNCTSSGTTSEKDFGNENDWVLNLELSVGPAAARYHHRYESKTRKVSVVDSAESNR